A single Drosophila miranda strain MSH22 chromosome XR, D.miranda_PacBio2.1, whole genome shotgun sequence DNA region contains:
- the LOC108151734 gene encoding la-related protein Larp4B isoform X1 has product MPAIYTITPTLRPQLLLHLYAKRIERGYVLMNGDAVKIQPPVYANVPVETAMLATNLFGTTAQIAAPNAAAHIPLITAAPAAAAPAPVAAVAAPQTAPLSHQHPQQVQVQVQQQQQQPHPHQQQIIAHTHAHQQHQQQQQSPQTIQAHPAQHLQYGHPPPPAQAQGVANSAVIVGGGVGGGSAAGAGAAAESIDNPEFAIMNGAIGQTQDGTVVCYTTDALVPGVNNTNLVAIEPQPQHIVVPVQVPVPVSVQLPVTVPANGPLPTQNPELKQQQQPQHGNNPNAAAGDDPNLPIDKLKQMLATQLEYYFSRENLANDTYLLSQMDTDQYVPIWTVARFNLVRKLSKDIKLITEVLRESPNVQVDDEGLRVRPNRKRCIIILREISNNTPLDDVKALFSNENCPRPISCEFAANNSWYITFESDEDAQKAFKYLREEIKEFQGKPIMARIKPKSFINRIQAVPNIKNGYRLTSPPTAAVYDPSGAGAAAVSYTTAPQRYLYTTNGTVLGPASVPYNNQVVIPIQQNQFYPGLMAGPWPPGTVTAAGHGQNFYEIGGNIYATNPLAPQAVASFAAAPPPTAQTIVTSKPQGGGGGRYNNNNHRGNPNNMGGGGNSGPRGEPRNKPPRNTQTPSHIQSGSIVPIQLAGGIPGGMVSVVPANIVDPLQQASLQQGQQQPVHQQLQQQQPTSSAHVQVQQQQQATGQVNNSNRHYNTIKSNNWKGGMQKNLDKSYGGAVATHHHYSTQAQGLSTHGHHLQAQQQQQQQQQGQGQSQQQHYHLASSSGASTPQVSYASAQATATLTLAPQPSQHQHHLVAHHAAQQQTQQQQQPPQHQQQVELQEAGENVEHGSHGMQQVNRSSNMSASSSSSMATSISKEPLQWQTRPRRRRRDEESGTINYSPSGRVGLFGTSPSAPHQQQQQMISSSSSSASNVQSGNGGPSHRGGDRESHYNIHDVPPPQPQHRGNYKGNNYNPNYHAQHSSMSNSSHHHHHNALSSQHHLPAGQQQGSSHHYHHHHHHNSIGSNVGNSGGVGVSSGAAAAVAGSGNNSVSGGNGNGTNERGMHHVSLGYQGHQHQQQQQQQQQQQQQQQQQQQQQQQQPSAPVQPPQFDLEATAFPPLPASSASVSTPHTPQANSASVHNSNSSSSAPALTQKQNPYQQQQQLSGSVESTEDQRSSNHQQGESSPHLANSSAVSAAANNWSENRLSDVVRTGGGGAGAGAGAGGGGGGKAKARKETVQSKHHPNQTQPQQQQQQQQPQPQPQPHLPPNFQQHQRNVPVSPTPAVEYAPIEGNNTKNVTKQSSSSSSTHVIKCLTPNINASSKDEAAAAGVGVGAGPGAAQQLDKSNKTEDEMHPKQPLLQQNPQQRLAESYVQTMQQQQQPPPLAAHNDYARGAEAITAVPAGAGACSVATNATGLTASLAECSLSQHKKPPSVAALHAKKEASLTKDSASKKSVATSTSNENIAAATASKLSYAQVAQHHKASTDSKDGSASTGTLSPTGSQKMDLVFGDPSTIAAAVEKSVIATEKRVAGGASPVVNAVPSGKGASGIQTLNSAQVSNAVGAKEKDARSHASPMGGGGRHQSKEKQQQQQQHQQHYGSGTEHNTNANVGSVTGGNRKSRAHNNS; this is encoded by the exons ATGCCTGCCATATATACTATCACCCCCACCCTGCGTCCACAACTGCTGCTGCACTTGTATGCGAAGCGAATAGAGA GAGGATATGTCTTAATGAATGGAGATGCAGTCAAGATCCAACCGCCGGTCTACGCCAATGTTCCTGTCGAAACGGCAATGTTAGCTACAAACTTGTTCGGCACCACAGCACAGATCGCAGCCCCAAACGCAGCAGCCCACATACCATTGATCACAGCCGccccagcagctgctgccccCGCTCCAGTCGCAGCCGTGGCAGCGCCACAGACCGCTCCGCTTTCACATCAGCATCCACAGCAGGTTCAGGTTCAggtgcagcaacagcagcagcaaccgcaTCCACACCAGCAGCAGATTATTGCTCATACACACGCccaccaacaacaccagcagcagcaacagtctCCTCAGACCATTCAGGCTCATCCCGCACAGCATTTGCAATACGGACATCCGCCTCCGCCGGCACAGGCACAGGGCGTGGCTAACTCCGCAGTGATTGTaggaggaggagtaggaggagGAAGCgctgccggtgccggtgccgctGCTGAGAGCATCGATAATCCAGAATTCGCCATCATGAATGGGGCAATTGGCCAGACCCAAGATGGCACCGTCGTCTGCTACACAACCGATGCTCTGGTACCTGGTGTTAATAATACGAATTTAGTTGCAATCGAGCCGCAACCCCAACACATTGTAGTGCCGGTTCAGGTTCCTGTTCCAGTTTCCGTTCAGCTACCGGTCACAGTGCCTGCCAATGGACCGCTGCCCACCCAGAACCCAGagctgaagcagcagcaacagccacagcacgGTAACAACCCCAATGCCGCAGCCGGAGACGATCCGAATCTACCGATAGACAAGCTTAAGCAGATGTTGGCTACTCAGCTTGAGTACTACTTTTCCAG AGAGAATCTGGCCAACGATACTTACCTGCTGTCGCAGATGGACACCGACCAATATGTGCCCATATGGACTGTGGCCAGATTTAATCTTGTTAGGAAACTAAGCAAGGACATCAAACTTATTACGGAGGTGCTGCGTGAGTCGCCCAACGTTCAGGTGGATGACGAGGGTCTGCGCGTGCGTCCCAATCGCAAGCGTTGCATCATCATATTGCGCGAGATATCCAACAACACTCCCCTCGATGACGTCAAG GCTCTTTTCAGCAACGAGAACTGCCCGAGGCCGATCTCCTGCGAGTTTGCTGCCAACAATTCGTGGTACATCACATTCGAGTCGGACGAGGATGCGCAAAAGGCCTTTAAGTATCTGCGCGAGGAGATCAAGGAGTTTCAGGGCAAGCCCATTATGGCGCGCATTAAGCCCAAATCGTTTATCAATAGAATACAAGCTGTACCAAATATTAAGAACGGCTACCGTCTCACATCGCCACCGACTGCCGCAGTTTATGATCCTTCCGGTGCTGGGGCTGCCGCTGTCAGCTATACGACCGCCCCACAGCGATACTTGTATACCACCAATGGGACAGTCCTTGGCCCCGCCTCAGTTCCCTACAATAATCAGGTAGTGATT CCGATTCAACAGAATCAATTCTATCCCGGCTTGATGGCTGGTCCATGGCCACCCGGCACTGTGACCGCTGCCGGCCACGGCCAGAACTTCTATGAGATTGGTGGTAACATCTATGCCACCAATCCGTTGGCTCCGCAGGCTGTAGCCAGCTTCGCCGCCGCACCTCCACCCACCGCACAAACGATTGTCACATCCAAACCGCAGGGTGGTGGCGGTGGCCGCTACAACAACAATAATCATCGTGGCAATCCCAACAATATGGGCGGTGGTGGCAACTCGGGACCACGCGGTGAGCCCCGAAACAAACCCCCGCGCAACACACAGACTCCATCCCATATCCAGAGCGGCAGCATTGTGCCCATCCAGCTAGCGGGAGGCATTCCCGGTGGCATGGTGAGCGTGGTGCCCGCCAATATTGTGGATCCCCTACAACAGGCTTCGCTGCAGCAGGGCCAGCAACAGCCGGTTCAccagcagctacagcagcagcagccgacaAGTTCCGCCCATGTCCAagtccaacagcagcagcaggcaacGGGGCAGGTGAACAACTCCAATCGCCATTATAATACAATAAAGAGTAATAATTGGAAGG GTGGAATGCAGAAGAACCTGGACAAAAGCTATGGCGGTGCGGTGGCCACTCACCACCACTACAGCACCCAGGCCCAGGGTCTGTCCACACATGGCCACCATCTCCAGgcccagcagcaacagcagcaacaacaacagggacagggacaatCACAACAGCAGCACTATCATTTGGCTTCCTCTAGCGGCGCGAGCACACCTCAGGTATCTTATGCCAGTGCTCAGGCTACGGCTACCTTGACGCTGGCCCCGCAGCCCAGCCAGCACCAACATCATCTGGTGGCCCATCATGCCGCCCAGCAacagacgcagcagcagcagcagccgccgcagcatcagcagcaagTTGAGCTGCAGGAGGCGGGAGAGAACGTGGAGCATGGTTCGCATGGGATGCAACAGGTAaatcgcagcagcaacatgtCGGCCAGCTCctcctcgtcgatggccacaTCAATCAGCAAGGAGCCGCTGCAATGGCAGACGCGTccacgtcgtcgtcgtcgcgaTGAGGAGAGCGGTACTATCAATTATTCTCCAAGCGGTCGAGTGGGG CTCTTTGGCACCTCACCCTCCGCGCCGcatcaacagcaacagcagatgATTTCATCGTCTTCGTCTTCCGCCAGCAATGTGCAGTCGGGCAACGGCGGTCCCTCCCATCGCGGCGGTGATCGGGAGAGCCATTACAATATTCACGATGTACCACCACCACAGCCCCAGCACCGGGGCAACTACAAGGGCAACAACTATAATCCTAACTATCACGCCCAGCACTCGTCCATGTCGAACAGCtcccatcaccatcaccacaATGCCCTGTCCTCGCAGCACCACCTGCCAGCGGGACAGCAGCAGGGCTCGAGTCACCACTATCACCACCATCATCACCACAATTCCATCGGCAGCAATGTGGGGAACAGCGGAGGAGTGGGCGTCAGCAGTGGAGCTGCAGCCGCAGTCGCTGGATCTGGGAACAACAGCGTGTCGGGTGGAAACGGCAATGGCACCAATGAGCGTGGCATGCATCACGTTTCCCTGGGCTATCAGGGacaccagcatcagcaacaacaacaacagcagcagcagcagcagcagcaacaacagcaacaacaacaacaacaacaacaacagccgtCAGCGCCAGTGCAACCGCCGCAGTTTGATCTAGAGGCAACCGCCTTCCCACCACTGCCAGCCTCGTCGGCATCGGTAAGCACGCCACACACTCCTCAGGCCAATAGTGCGTCCGTGCACAACTCCAACTCGTCCTCCTCTGCGCCTGCCCTAACACAGAAACAAAATCcttatcagcagcagcagcagctgagcGGCAGCGTGGAGAGCACCGAGGATCAGCGTTCAAGCAATCATCAGCAGGGCGAGAGTAGTCCTCATCTGGCCAACAGTTCCGCTGTCTCTGCCGCTGCCAACAACTGGTCCGAGAACCGCCTCTCGGACGTGGTCCGCACTGGTGGGGGAGgagccggtgccggtgccggtgccggtggcggtggcggaggTAAGGCCAAGGCTCGCAAGGAGACTGTCCAAAGCAAGCACCATCCGAATCAGacccagccgcagcagcagcaacaacaacaacaaccacagccgcagccacagccgcaTTTGCCTCCCAACTTCCAGCAGCATCAGCGAAATGTGCCGGTCAGTCCCACGCCAGCCGTGGAGTACGCGCCCATCGAGGGCAACAATACTAAAAACGTTACTAAGCAGAGCTCTAGTAGCAGTTCGACCCATGTGATAAAGTGTCTAACACCAAATATCAATGCCAGCAGCAAGGACGAGGCAGCCGCCGCCGGAGTCGGGGTAGGAGCCGGACCTGGTGCTGCCCAGCAGCTGGATAAATCAAACAAGACTGAGGATGAAATGCATCCAAAGCAgccgctgctgcagcagaATCCGCAGCAACGTCTGGCCGAATCCTACGTCCAGActatgcagcagcagcagcagccgccaccGCTGGCTGCCCACAACGATTATGCAAGGGGCGCGGAGGCAATCACTGCCGTGCCCGCGGGCGCTGGCGCCTGCAGTGTGGCGACAAATGCGACCGGTTTGACCGCCAGCCTGGCCGAGTGCAGCCTCAGCCAGCACAAGAAACCGCCCTCCGTTGCCGCCCTGCACGCCAAGAAGGAGGCAAGCCTGACCAAGGATTCAGCCAGCAAGAAGAGCGTTGCCACCTCAACATCGAACGAGAACATTGCCGCCGCCACGGCAAGTAAGCTCAGTTACGCTCAGGTGGCCCAGCATCACAAGGCCTCCACTGACAGCAAGGATGGAAGTGCCTCCACAGGCACCCTCTCGCCCACTGGCAGCCAGAAGATGGATCTAGTCTTCGGCGATCCCTCCACAATCGCTGCCGCAGTGGAGAAGAGTGTGATCGCCACCGAGAAGCGTGTAGCAGGAGGAGCCTCCCCGGTCGTCAATGCTGTGCCGTCTGGCAAGGGTGCCAGCGGCATTCAGACATTGAATTCAGCTCAAGTCAGCAATGCAGTCGGTGCCAAGGAGAAAG ATGCCCGCTCCCATGCCTCTCCCATGGGCGGTGGTGGTCGCCACCAGAGCAAGgagaagcaacaacaacaacaacaacatcagcaacaTTACGGCTCTGGCACAGAGCACAATACCAATGCCAATGTAGGCTCGGTGACCGGCGGCAACCGCAAGTCCAGAGCCCACAACAACTCTTAG
- the LOC108151734 gene encoding la-related protein Larp4B isoform X2 encodes MEYYLGGYVLMNGDAVKIQPPVYANVPVETAMLATNLFGTTAQIAAPNAAAHIPLITAAPAAAAPAPVAAVAAPQTAPLSHQHPQQVQVQVQQQQQQPHPHQQQIIAHTHAHQQHQQQQQSPQTIQAHPAQHLQYGHPPPPAQAQGVANSAVIVGGGVGGGSAAGAGAAAESIDNPEFAIMNGAIGQTQDGTVVCYTTDALVPGVNNTNLVAIEPQPQHIVVPVQVPVPVSVQLPVTVPANGPLPTQNPELKQQQQPQHGNNPNAAAGDDPNLPIDKLKQMLATQLEYYFSRENLANDTYLLSQMDTDQYVPIWTVARFNLVRKLSKDIKLITEVLRESPNVQVDDEGLRVRPNRKRCIIILREISNNTPLDDVKALFSNENCPRPISCEFAANNSWYITFESDEDAQKAFKYLREEIKEFQGKPIMARIKPKSFINRIQAVPNIKNGYRLTSPPTAAVYDPSGAGAAAVSYTTAPQRYLYTTNGTVLGPASVPYNNQVVIPIQQNQFYPGLMAGPWPPGTVTAAGHGQNFYEIGGNIYATNPLAPQAVASFAAAPPPTAQTIVTSKPQGGGGGRYNNNNHRGNPNNMGGGGNSGPRGEPRNKPPRNTQTPSHIQSGSIVPIQLAGGIPGGMVSVVPANIVDPLQQASLQQGQQQPVHQQLQQQQPTSSAHVQVQQQQQATGQVNNSNRHYNTIKSNNWKGGMQKNLDKSYGGAVATHHHYSTQAQGLSTHGHHLQAQQQQQQQQQGQGQSQQQHYHLASSSGASTPQVSYASAQATATLTLAPQPSQHQHHLVAHHAAQQQTQQQQQPPQHQQQVELQEAGENVEHGSHGMQQVNRSSNMSASSSSSMATSISKEPLQWQTRPRRRRRDEESGTINYSPSGRVGLFGTSPSAPHQQQQQMISSSSSSASNVQSGNGGPSHRGGDRESHYNIHDVPPPQPQHRGNYKGNNYNPNYHAQHSSMSNSSHHHHHNALSSQHHLPAGQQQGSSHHYHHHHHHNSIGSNVGNSGGVGVSSGAAAAVAGSGNNSVSGGNGNGTNERGMHHVSLGYQGHQHQQQQQQQQQQQQQQQQQQQQQQQQPSAPVQPPQFDLEATAFPPLPASSASVSTPHTPQANSASVHNSNSSSSAPALTQKQNPYQQQQQLSGSVESTEDQRSSNHQQGESSPHLANSSAVSAAANNWSENRLSDVVRTGGGGAGAGAGAGGGGGGKAKARKETVQSKHHPNQTQPQQQQQQQQPQPQPQPHLPPNFQQHQRNVPVSPTPAVEYAPIEGNNTKNVTKQSSSSSSTHVIKCLTPNINASSKDEAAAAGVGVGAGPGAAQQLDKSNKTEDEMHPKQPLLQQNPQQRLAESYVQTMQQQQQPPPLAAHNDYARGAEAITAVPAGAGACSVATNATGLTASLAECSLSQHKKPPSVAALHAKKEASLTKDSASKKSVATSTSNENIAAATASKLSYAQVAQHHKASTDSKDGSASTGTLSPTGSQKMDLVFGDPSTIAAAVEKSVIATEKRVAGGASPVVNAVPSGKGASGIQTLNSAQVSNAVGAKEKDARSHASPMGGGGRHQSKEKQQQQQQHQQHYGSGTEHNTNANVGSVTGGNRKSRAHNNS; translated from the exons ATGGAATATTACCTAG GAGGATATGTCTTAATGAATGGAGATGCAGTCAAGATCCAACCGCCGGTCTACGCCAATGTTCCTGTCGAAACGGCAATGTTAGCTACAAACTTGTTCGGCACCACAGCACAGATCGCAGCCCCAAACGCAGCAGCCCACATACCATTGATCACAGCCGccccagcagctgctgccccCGCTCCAGTCGCAGCCGTGGCAGCGCCACAGACCGCTCCGCTTTCACATCAGCATCCACAGCAGGTTCAGGTTCAggtgcagcaacagcagcagcaaccgcaTCCACACCAGCAGCAGATTATTGCTCATACACACGCccaccaacaacaccagcagcagcaacagtctCCTCAGACCATTCAGGCTCATCCCGCACAGCATTTGCAATACGGACATCCGCCTCCGCCGGCACAGGCACAGGGCGTGGCTAACTCCGCAGTGATTGTaggaggaggagtaggaggagGAAGCgctgccggtgccggtgccgctGCTGAGAGCATCGATAATCCAGAATTCGCCATCATGAATGGGGCAATTGGCCAGACCCAAGATGGCACCGTCGTCTGCTACACAACCGATGCTCTGGTACCTGGTGTTAATAATACGAATTTAGTTGCAATCGAGCCGCAACCCCAACACATTGTAGTGCCGGTTCAGGTTCCTGTTCCAGTTTCCGTTCAGCTACCGGTCACAGTGCCTGCCAATGGACCGCTGCCCACCCAGAACCCAGagctgaagcagcagcaacagccacagcacgGTAACAACCCCAATGCCGCAGCCGGAGACGATCCGAATCTACCGATAGACAAGCTTAAGCAGATGTTGGCTACTCAGCTTGAGTACTACTTTTCCAG AGAGAATCTGGCCAACGATACTTACCTGCTGTCGCAGATGGACACCGACCAATATGTGCCCATATGGACTGTGGCCAGATTTAATCTTGTTAGGAAACTAAGCAAGGACATCAAACTTATTACGGAGGTGCTGCGTGAGTCGCCCAACGTTCAGGTGGATGACGAGGGTCTGCGCGTGCGTCCCAATCGCAAGCGTTGCATCATCATATTGCGCGAGATATCCAACAACACTCCCCTCGATGACGTCAAG GCTCTTTTCAGCAACGAGAACTGCCCGAGGCCGATCTCCTGCGAGTTTGCTGCCAACAATTCGTGGTACATCACATTCGAGTCGGACGAGGATGCGCAAAAGGCCTTTAAGTATCTGCGCGAGGAGATCAAGGAGTTTCAGGGCAAGCCCATTATGGCGCGCATTAAGCCCAAATCGTTTATCAATAGAATACAAGCTGTACCAAATATTAAGAACGGCTACCGTCTCACATCGCCACCGACTGCCGCAGTTTATGATCCTTCCGGTGCTGGGGCTGCCGCTGTCAGCTATACGACCGCCCCACAGCGATACTTGTATACCACCAATGGGACAGTCCTTGGCCCCGCCTCAGTTCCCTACAATAATCAGGTAGTGATT CCGATTCAACAGAATCAATTCTATCCCGGCTTGATGGCTGGTCCATGGCCACCCGGCACTGTGACCGCTGCCGGCCACGGCCAGAACTTCTATGAGATTGGTGGTAACATCTATGCCACCAATCCGTTGGCTCCGCAGGCTGTAGCCAGCTTCGCCGCCGCACCTCCACCCACCGCACAAACGATTGTCACATCCAAACCGCAGGGTGGTGGCGGTGGCCGCTACAACAACAATAATCATCGTGGCAATCCCAACAATATGGGCGGTGGTGGCAACTCGGGACCACGCGGTGAGCCCCGAAACAAACCCCCGCGCAACACACAGACTCCATCCCATATCCAGAGCGGCAGCATTGTGCCCATCCAGCTAGCGGGAGGCATTCCCGGTGGCATGGTGAGCGTGGTGCCCGCCAATATTGTGGATCCCCTACAACAGGCTTCGCTGCAGCAGGGCCAGCAACAGCCGGTTCAccagcagctacagcagcagcagccgacaAGTTCCGCCCATGTCCAagtccaacagcagcagcaggcaacGGGGCAGGTGAACAACTCCAATCGCCATTATAATACAATAAAGAGTAATAATTGGAAGG GTGGAATGCAGAAGAACCTGGACAAAAGCTATGGCGGTGCGGTGGCCACTCACCACCACTACAGCACCCAGGCCCAGGGTCTGTCCACACATGGCCACCATCTCCAGgcccagcagcaacagcagcaacaacaacagggacagggacaatCACAACAGCAGCACTATCATTTGGCTTCCTCTAGCGGCGCGAGCACACCTCAGGTATCTTATGCCAGTGCTCAGGCTACGGCTACCTTGACGCTGGCCCCGCAGCCCAGCCAGCACCAACATCATCTGGTGGCCCATCATGCCGCCCAGCAacagacgcagcagcagcagcagccgccgcagcatcagcagcaagTTGAGCTGCAGGAGGCGGGAGAGAACGTGGAGCATGGTTCGCATGGGATGCAACAGGTAaatcgcagcagcaacatgtCGGCCAGCTCctcctcgtcgatggccacaTCAATCAGCAAGGAGCCGCTGCAATGGCAGACGCGTccacgtcgtcgtcgtcgcgaTGAGGAGAGCGGTACTATCAATTATTCTCCAAGCGGTCGAGTGGGG CTCTTTGGCACCTCACCCTCCGCGCCGcatcaacagcaacagcagatgATTTCATCGTCTTCGTCTTCCGCCAGCAATGTGCAGTCGGGCAACGGCGGTCCCTCCCATCGCGGCGGTGATCGGGAGAGCCATTACAATATTCACGATGTACCACCACCACAGCCCCAGCACCGGGGCAACTACAAGGGCAACAACTATAATCCTAACTATCACGCCCAGCACTCGTCCATGTCGAACAGCtcccatcaccatcaccacaATGCCCTGTCCTCGCAGCACCACCTGCCAGCGGGACAGCAGCAGGGCTCGAGTCACCACTATCACCACCATCATCACCACAATTCCATCGGCAGCAATGTGGGGAACAGCGGAGGAGTGGGCGTCAGCAGTGGAGCTGCAGCCGCAGTCGCTGGATCTGGGAACAACAGCGTGTCGGGTGGAAACGGCAATGGCACCAATGAGCGTGGCATGCATCACGTTTCCCTGGGCTATCAGGGacaccagcatcagcaacaacaacaacagcagcagcagcagcagcagcaacaacagcaacaacaacaacaacaacaacaacagccgtCAGCGCCAGTGCAACCGCCGCAGTTTGATCTAGAGGCAACCGCCTTCCCACCACTGCCAGCCTCGTCGGCATCGGTAAGCACGCCACACACTCCTCAGGCCAATAGTGCGTCCGTGCACAACTCCAACTCGTCCTCCTCTGCGCCTGCCCTAACACAGAAACAAAATCcttatcagcagcagcagcagctgagcGGCAGCGTGGAGAGCACCGAGGATCAGCGTTCAAGCAATCATCAGCAGGGCGAGAGTAGTCCTCATCTGGCCAACAGTTCCGCTGTCTCTGCCGCTGCCAACAACTGGTCCGAGAACCGCCTCTCGGACGTGGTCCGCACTGGTGGGGGAGgagccggtgccggtgccggtgccggtggcggtggcggaggTAAGGCCAAGGCTCGCAAGGAGACTGTCCAAAGCAAGCACCATCCGAATCAGacccagccgcagcagcagcaacaacaacaacaaccacagccgcagccacagccgcaTTTGCCTCCCAACTTCCAGCAGCATCAGCGAAATGTGCCGGTCAGTCCCACGCCAGCCGTGGAGTACGCGCCCATCGAGGGCAACAATACTAAAAACGTTACTAAGCAGAGCTCTAGTAGCAGTTCGACCCATGTGATAAAGTGTCTAACACCAAATATCAATGCCAGCAGCAAGGACGAGGCAGCCGCCGCCGGAGTCGGGGTAGGAGCCGGACCTGGTGCTGCCCAGCAGCTGGATAAATCAAACAAGACTGAGGATGAAATGCATCCAAAGCAgccgctgctgcagcagaATCCGCAGCAACGTCTGGCCGAATCCTACGTCCAGActatgcagcagcagcagcagccgccaccGCTGGCTGCCCACAACGATTATGCAAGGGGCGCGGAGGCAATCACTGCCGTGCCCGCGGGCGCTGGCGCCTGCAGTGTGGCGACAAATGCGACCGGTTTGACCGCCAGCCTGGCCGAGTGCAGCCTCAGCCAGCACAAGAAACCGCCCTCCGTTGCCGCCCTGCACGCCAAGAAGGAGGCAAGCCTGACCAAGGATTCAGCCAGCAAGAAGAGCGTTGCCACCTCAACATCGAACGAGAACATTGCCGCCGCCACGGCAAGTAAGCTCAGTTACGCTCAGGTGGCCCAGCATCACAAGGCCTCCACTGACAGCAAGGATGGAAGTGCCTCCACAGGCACCCTCTCGCCCACTGGCAGCCAGAAGATGGATCTAGTCTTCGGCGATCCCTCCACAATCGCTGCCGCAGTGGAGAAGAGTGTGATCGCCACCGAGAAGCGTGTAGCAGGAGGAGCCTCCCCGGTCGTCAATGCTGTGCCGTCTGGCAAGGGTGCCAGCGGCATTCAGACATTGAATTCAGCTCAAGTCAGCAATGCAGTCGGTGCCAAGGAGAAAG ATGCCCGCTCCCATGCCTCTCCCATGGGCGGTGGTGGTCGCCACCAGAGCAAGgagaagcaacaacaacaacaacaacatcagcaacaTTACGGCTCTGGCACAGAGCACAATACCAATGCCAATGTAGGCTCGGTGACCGGCGGCAACCGCAAGTCCAGAGCCCACAACAACTCTTAG